The Magnolia sinica isolate HGM2019 chromosome 3, MsV1, whole genome shotgun sequence genome includes the window aacatgtttatggtggtgtaacggtccactctttggtgagaagttgtatcggattgtctaatgaatttatgaacctgacaacctggatttgactgcaaaactcatatatttaattttctaattatatactatcaatgatagatatattagaatgaatgtaatatgaaaatatcttacatgtgtaatatattcgatttttttattttttttaaaaaaagccgaaaatagtgcgtaaatagaaaaaaattattaaaaaaatgtaaaatgacaacaacaatctgtaaaatggatattaacatgttctactatgattaacacatcatattctaccattaaaacaacaaaacatttaataaaaaaatgatttttcgaatttttaaaaaaagggccgaaaatagtgcataaatagaaaaaaattataaaaaaatataaaatgacaacaacaatttgtaaaatggacattaacatgttctactatgattaacacatcatattctaccattaaaatggCAAAACATTcagtaaaaaatgatttttcgaatttttttaaaaagggccgaaaatagtgcgtaaatagaaaaaaattttaaaaatatataaaatgatagcaacaatctataaaatgaacattaatatcttttattatgattaacacatcatattctactatTCGAACAGCAAAACaatgaataaaaaatataaatacctatttttgaagaatttctgaaaaatggcccacggagctttgaatcaagaaaatccttaatataagttgtttttatctgtaatatcaagctaagagtggtcgaaaatagCAATACAATGATTTAAGAAaagtttggaagaaagaagtttcaaaaaaagtgaaaaaatacaccttaaaaagtaaaaaaataaaaaaaataaaaagccttTTTTTACCGTTATAGCTACAGAATCGGGGGGTGCCCCATTACGGCCCCGTATCGCATAACGGCCACTGCCGTTACTGATATGTATCAGCCGATACGGCCGTATTGTAAcggatatgggacaccttggttGGGAGGGGATGCCCACACTTCAGGATTCGGTTTTGAAGTGGATAATGAGAGTACGGGATTTATGAAATGGCGATACACACTCTAAATATCATGTTGGTTTCATTTTGACTTTAGGTGTAGCAGTTCCAAGAGCCAGGACTGATTGCTATAAGTGTACTTTCTTCGGCCGTCAACGGTTCCACTGAGGGTGCATTTGGATACACTGTTGAGTGTTGAATTACAATTATTGGTCCAATAAAGCAGTAATCACTAAATTGTCATTaaatcattaaaaaagaaaagaaaagaagaattaaaaaaaaaaaaaaaaagtcacattCATGCTGAGATATGGCCTCCAAGTTGCAATTGTGTCACTTCCAAGTTGGATGAACTGTGAACTGTCATTGACTTTGTTAAGCTGGATGTTTGCAATTCAGTTCATTTTGCATCCAAACGTCGCCTTACTTTTCCATTATGATTGGTCAGGATTACACCAATGATATCCATCAGGTGAAAGAGGGACTGTATTCTTCTAATGGATAAGTTAGCTGATTGTTGATTTTAATGGAGGGATCGTTGTTTTTGTAGGAAAGATGAACTAATATAATTTCATTGTTTAGGCATCACTTGTGTATTCGCCTgcattatttttcttaaaaggGAGTTTTTTGATACTCCAGCTTTTTATGagaggcactcagaaattgtatacaTGGCACAAATTAACTCATTAAACCAAGTCCTAAAATCAGTTTTGTTGAGCAATCCAAACAGGGATATAAAATCAGTTTTGTGGACAGTCGTCTGTTGAAATcagggatattttcatttttagccatccaataatTGTCCACCAGTCTGGCAGTCAGATAATGAAACAAGCGTAACTTCTGGGTCATGATACATCCAAAATGGGACCTGTAATTTGGacattttaatttgaattacttgtattccaAGTATGCAATTTAATTAATTTCTAAGTGCTGCCAATTGATCCATCACACACTGCCGAAGTATCAAAATCTTTCTTTTTCCTCATCTCCCTTTGCATTTTACCAAACTACTGAAGTGGCTGTAGTTAAGACCTCTTTATAACCTCAAAATCTATTGGCAAAATCACacacgtgtgtgcgtgtgtgtaccCATAGTGCCTTTAAACCCTTTTATCTGATATTTGGAAACGTGGCAAGTgatacaaagaaaagaaaaaagaagtgatCTTTTAATATATTATACCAGATCGAAGCCGAGCCTAGCAGCTTTGATTGGATGCATGATGCCGATGTGTCTGGGAGTATGCTTCCTCTGCCCTTCAATGGATTGCCTCTGGCACAAGTATCATTACTGCCCAAGCTGTGGAGAAAAGGTAAACACATCAGtttcattattatttttgggCACTTTTTTCTGCCTTCTCCTTTCTATGGGTGGCACTGCTTCAGGTTGACCAGTTGGCCCAACTGGCCTGACCCACTTTTGAGGCAGCTTTGGGCCCAAGCTAAATGGGTAGCAGATTCGGCTCGGTCTAGATATTTGACCCATCTAAGTATATGGTTGAGACTTGGGTTGAACTGTAGCCAACCCAACCTGATCTGACTCACCCATATAGGATGTATATTTAAGTGGGTTTGGCCGGGCTTGATGAATATAAGTGGGTTGGATTAGCTAGAGGGTCATGGGTCAAGTTCGGGCTAGAAATATTTGCCCGCtgagtaaatgggttgggcttgggctggcCCTGACCTGGGCTGAACCTGACCCATTGCCAGTTGCCACCCctactcttttcttctttttgttgttggTGAGTGTATTCTCTACAGAAAATTTAATATCAAGCTTTTTCTCATCACAACAAACTGAGCATGTGGGATCCTCCTTACAGTGaccaaatttattatttatatggtggggcccattgtggatgcCCCACTGGATCAACAGCTTCGGTTCCTGGAAGGTGGATCCCATATGTACCTTGCCTGAGTCAGCTTAGGTTATTTGACCATGGTTGAACGATAAGTGCCCGTTTATTCTTAACGAGCATTGTATGATAGCTTGCTATCTTGCAGTGAATTTACTTACGGAGTTACTACTGACTGACTGACGTTGTTTGCTTGGATTTTTCATAGGTTGCTGATTTTGAGAAATCAgatccatgcatcatggtggatgtGCCACGCTGGACGGAGCAGAGTTTTGCAGTGCCTGCTTGATTCTTGTTTCATGCCCTGCTTCTGTTGTGTGTTATCCTTCTGTTTCAATGGACTAGAGTTTCCTTGTATTGGGGTGTGCTTGTAGATAAAGGAGGTTTCAGATAAAGAGTACATGGACCTTTTATTATCATTTGATTCGTGCAAATAGCAAGTTAACTTCAAGTGGAGTTACAAAGGCAAGTTTAATACTCGTGAAACGTGGATTTTTGCATTATGGCAGTCcattcatgtgggcccacccGTGTTGGCAGTCCATGGCATCAATCAGTCcggagcaaaatcaaaattttgaataggtgaGCTTTTTGCCTGGCCAAAGCTGACCCTGAGCTGGCCTATTGACAGCCCAATTTGAAAAGCACCATCTAGGTTGTGGAAATGGCCCATCAGATGCACGGCCTGGCCAGATTCCTGGCATAGGTTACGCTGCAAGACCCACCTCATAAACATCTAGGGGCAGAAATCAGATTGCCTTCTGAGTGACTCAGTAATCTatcattgaaagcttcctagggcccccagtgatgtttatttgtcatccaacctgttcataagatcacacacatacatggatgtttatttgtcatccaacctgttcaagcttatatttgtgttttcctttcatccatgtctgtgtggaggtgtggtccacttgagctttggaaatgcttTTCAACAgaagaattcaattcacactggtTCATGTGGtgttgaggtgtggtccacttgagctttggaaatgcttcatttttgggttcaagccctaaaattatctgataaaatggatgggagatggagtggataaaatacataattcACCGTaggccccacagtttactcagcTTCCCTAGGGGCACATAGGCACGCAGGACAAGCGGACCATCCGTATAAATGAGAAGCTTGATGTCAAACGAACGTGCAAATGCATGCGCAAACCTAGCCAGCCTCCTACGAATTCTAATTCCATAAATAATCCATCACAAGTGTCCCTCGAAAATCTCTGAGCCACCCAAAATCACCGGTAAAATAGAACATGGAACATGTTTAGTGGGAAACGCCCATTGTGggggcctaccatgttgtataAGTATAAATCCAGAATCCAGGCCCCgttctgacccttcatccaagccagaCAAAGGGTCACCTGAAAAATCTGATGGTTTTATGACTCAGGTGTTCCCCTGTGAAATTCAATGGTTGGTGTTCCTTCCCAGCCTTTTCCCTTTGCCATggtccacttcagttttggatcggGCCGAGTATTGGGCTATTTGGATCCCTATTCTCAAAGAGTCACATGCTATCAGCTTCGAAAGCAAACCCCAAATGTCATGTATCAACCTTACACCTGCTGGAACTAAATTCAAGGAATGGCAGGCCTACGAATCCACCGGAATCTCAAAGGGAGCAGCAGCTGTCCTTGACCGACTAATGCATCCCCACAGCAGACTCCATCTTGAGATTGAGCATCTCTCTGATAACCCACTAATTTGATAAATGGCCCACCAACATCAGTATCTATAGCAAAGAGAGGAGGTTTGTACAAAACATGCTGCCCTCCAGCTTACCAAAATTGTATCATGCTTTCTCGTTAACACTAAACAGTTAGAAGAGGGCTCTATAAACTTTGTAAACTTTGACTGCATTcctaaagacttgagttcttgccTCAAGGCAGATCAAGCTAAGCTCATCCGTCAACGACCTGAAATGGATGGCTCAGCGCCTTTTCTTACTCGCTTTCGCAGCACCGGACTTTGACGGACTGAGTATTGCATACACAAACAGGCCCACGATGGACAGCACTGAAATCAGAGACCCATATTTTGCTAACAGCCTCTGCATGCAAAACAGCTTCGTGTAAGTTACTATGATCGCAAGAAAAAACAAAATCCTCAAAGAGCTTGGTTTTTGAACTGAGAAGCAATACTAATGGGGCATGGTTCTTACCTTGACCTGACGAAGTTCGGTTGCCACAGAAGGTCCATTTCATGAAACAGAAAGAATCAGCAGCAGCAAAATGTTAGAGATGGTCTAAGAAATGTCTAGATTTTGAAGACACGGGAAAAAGAGAGATCTTACCCATTCAAATTTCTTTTCCGGTGGTCTTTCTGCAAGAATATCCAACGGCTGAATGGGGGTAGAGTATGCCTCCTACAACAGGCAGGTTTCCACAGTCAAGATGATGATGGATATTTTGTGATTCTAGGCATTTTTTTACCCAACCCAACAATACGGCCCGGTCAGGTGTACCTTTGGGTAACCAGGGCCTTTCAACTTGCTAGCCATATCATGGGAAGGACCATTCCATATGATCTCCtctatcagatgatcctagccatccgacTGGAGGCTTGCAGATGGGCAAACATTAATGGAAGGCCTGGCATGATGGGATAATCCAATGGGGGAGATTTACAGGTATCActatccacaatggggcccactgggCCCCAATGGATAGTCCACTTGGCCAAATGTTTTGTTCAATCAAGATTCGCCACCTTTCCCCACACAAAATGAAATAGAAATCATTCAACTGCCACAAAATTATTTTAAAGTGTGTTTAATCTCCGCAAGATTGAACAATGTACCTGCAGTGTGGCCCTTGAAGGGATGCGAAATTTGATAACAGCGGGTGCACCGTAGAACATGCCTTTAACTTTGGACTCCATAACGAATGAGTGTGAAACAACGGCACCACTGCCAATTATTCAGAATTGCAGATAACACTCAAGTGgggtaaaaaaaacaaacaaacaaagaagaCTAACAAGAAGATATGGGAACATGGTTATGACAGTGTGATGGAACTCACGCATCGAGCCTCTCCCATGAATTTGAAGTGTTGCCAGTAACAAGATCAAATACATCTTGAGACCAATTATCGTCGGTGAGGCTGACATCATATGCTGTCCTAAAAGAGATAAGGGGGAAAAAATAGGTTATTTAGCAGAAAACATGTAAGATGCAAGCTAAATAATTAAGGGGGAAAAAAACGAGAGAACAACCATTCACAGCCAACCCTGATAGCAGGACCTATTATTCTATTTTTGGCTATTGAATAGTACAGTCCTACTCTTGATAAAAACCGAAAAGCCTTTCTTTGGTTGCAGAAGAATTCACAGCCTTTTCTTTCTACCTCTTCCTCttcattattttatttgtttcctGTCTCTCTGTGTCtgtgtgtttttcttttttctttttctttttttttttttttttttgggggcggGGGGGGGGATGGATTTGATATTCGCAGAGTATGGCGGTCACAAAATGCAGGCACACAAAAATTGTAGAAATGACTTGCATTAACttcaattaaactgtccaaattgtgggacccactctaCACCCATCatcatcccaaaatcagattggtttagcaacctaacctctgatttgcaGACATTAGTTTGCTGAATTCAAACCATTGGCTATTTTTCGCCCCAACCATCCCAATGAATATCCACTTGTAGACTAGTTAAGCAAACAAATTAATGTAACTTTTGGTTTGTGATCATCTAAAGTGGAGCTCATCATTTGAACAGTAACTTGAGTTGCTCACATGCCACTTTACAATTTGTTAATGCCTGCATATCAATCATCACACTCAGCcagagcattaaaaaaaaaatctccttttTAAAAACTTTGGAACTAACCAGTttcaggaaaaataataataataatgataggaAAATGGATTGGAACcaatccctatatatatatatatagtaaaaacACACATTGATAGGCTGCAAGAACTATTCCTCCCCTGCCATTGGTGGAAGGCATGAGCTCCCACTTGAAACATAACAGGGCCATCAAATATTTTGTGTCAGCCCCTATTTCGGCAGCATATACGAACTACAGACCACAAGAAGCAGGAGCTTAGTTCTAGCAGTAGCAGATACTGAAGTGGCCTCCAACTAGATCCTAATTTTCATCAATGATACACCAACTTAAACACAGGCCTGTGACCATTGTTGAGTTTGTCTCCATGAGTTTAAATGGAAATCTTGAAAAAGATCATCAATATACaaggtgggggccactgtgaacatgacctagcccaaaaatcaagtttttccactcatcaagtgggccaaatgtGTATGTAAcagttttatcttttatctttatttgttttttgaaaaCAATGAGGGTGAAGCGGTGTAGGTGGcaggaaaagatttgatgacctatatGTTTAAGCagggatatggtccttgatataGTAGAAATGTGAAACAGGATGCATGTAACTAAACCCAATTAGTTTAGATGATGACGATGGTAATCATGAAAATGACAAAACATCGCTAAGGTCCATATTCAATACACGCATGCAACCCACCCGATTACTGGACCTTTTAATGTTTTTGGGCCAAAGCATGTTCATGGCCTGATGAAAACTATTTTATTGCACATAATAAGATATATTTCCAgatactctatatatatatatatatatatatatataaaaacccaTGATAACCTGTAGAACACATTGTTTCTTGGTAATTCTTAACAGTACTATTCAAACCAAGAACATATTTCCAATATCCTTCTTGTCATTGAGACTATTTCGAAATATGCTTCCACAACACATCACTAATCAATGGAGTAACAACAAAATCATACCCTAATGTTCTCAATGATACCTTATTCCttcgtcatcatcaccatcatttaagacttataccaattaattggggCCGGCTACATGTATCCTGTTccgccattctactctatcaagggccagaccaTAATTAAGACCGTAGGTCATAAGTCTTTTCTCACTACCTCCGTTCACGTCCCTTtggaccttccccttgcccttttagtgccttcaacttgtaccaactccctCCTAACCAGCACAATATTTCGTCTCcactgcacatgaccaaaccatctaagtctactactttccctcatcttattacctattagtgCTACTCCTAAATCCCTCATATGGATtcgtttctaattctatccttgtcttgccactcatccatctcaacatccacatttcagctacactcatcctatgaacatgttgttccttaaccactgcccaacattctatcccataaagcatggctagtcttatagccatcccctataaaaaaatttcatttcagtttgtgtAGTACATGACGATCACATTAaattccagaggcacatctcaatttcttccaccctgcttgaattctatgggcaacatcgtTCTCAATCTCTCACACTCTCAagaattatcaatccatgataTTGGAAGTGGTCGTTTTGGGAAACATCTTgatcagcaatcttaactaattcatTGTTCCCACTTTTATTGTTagtaaaattgcactccataaaCTCTATTTTAGTCCAActgattttaaatcctttagattctaaagcatccctccatacATCTGGCTTTGTGTTTTCACCCTCCtccatcttgtcaatcaaaactatgtcagaTAATATATTTGTGATATTTGCAAATGGTACTACCAAAATGGCATGATTCACAATGTGTAAAAAACTTCAACTGGTTGCAATGAACCAGGTGGTCCCAAGTCCAAAGCGAAGGAGGACAGTTAATGTTGGATACAGTCATTGAACTTCTGCCGAGCAATCATAGAAGTTTATAACAAATAGCTGGGACAtgactatgatgatgatgatgatgagctgACCAAGACATTAACATAGACATAGTGTAGGAAACCAGTTGAAAATCCTCTAAAATATTTGTGAATTAGAAAGCAGGATTTGCTGGTTGCAAAGCTAAATCCAGTTCCTTTCATTGGAGAGTTGCTGTCATTTTGAAGAGGCACTGGATTTCTGGTCCATCAGTCATCCAGCTTCCCTTTCTCTAATTCCCAGAGGAGGCAATGCACAGACTGACAGGCTGATTAAATTGGGTGCTTTAAGGTGCAAGTTTCTCATTCGAGACAAGATAAGCTTGCTCCTGCTGTGGTTCTGTTGTATTTtttctagctgattttttttttttttttttcgtgctcCTGCTCTGTTGTCTTTATTCTGCTTCTGTTATTTTGGTGTTGGGccttcaataaataaataacactAACTGATTATAATGTCAAAGGCTTGTTACTTGTTACTAACTCCTAAATAATGAGCTGTGTAAATCACAACAATTTGTAGAGAAGTGTTTACATTGTAGAGATGAGATTGTTGAGCTGTATATGTGGGAAACTAGGAAGGATAAAATTATGAATCAGGTTATTTGAAGCAGCCCAGTAATAGTACCAATAAGAGTAAAAAGATTGGGAAGCACATTGAAATTATTCTGTCAGTGTAGCAAAAACCAAAGATCGATTCGCAAGAAGGGTAACTTGATTAGGGTTGAAGGACTCAATGAATATAAAAGGACTTGGATCAAGGTAGTTTGAACAGATATGAAGTCTTGCATACTTACCAGGGACAGAGCATAAGATAGGCATATTGGTGAAACATGATTTGTAAAGCTGACGCTAAATACCTAGGgcaaggctaagatgatgatatgTGGCAACAAACCATGTTACATGGGTATGGCTATACATTTAATAATTTAGTCTTTTATTACAAAAGGAGTTTTTAAATTACTTTTCTATTTCTCAAgatgtttttaaaattttctcctTAATTATTACTATAAATTATAAAATACTTAGGTAGAGTGGAGCTACAACTCATGGatttaatcaacctatgtaatacaCTATTAGATAGCACATGATTGTAATCAACATATGTAAGTCTATTACGTAGTGCCTGTGCGAGTTTTGTGCTCGCATTGCTGATCCCAAGcctagataaaggagggttgcatcatGTTGGCAGCCGGTGTCAAACTTGTACCATACTGCCATCATGAATCTGAACAATATAATGATGAGGTAGAGCTGAGAGTCTCCCGctcattagatgagctggtagagaaagtgcagtgtgtgagtgatccagggttcaatccctggtagtgttacctatcaaaaaaaaaaaaaaaaaagagttaaagcTGAGCCATACACAACATGGGCCCATATCCACACCCATCTCATACAATATCTAAGATAAGTACTCCAAGGGATCTGAAGGACTACAACTAGATCATTCAAAATGTGACTTGGAGAAATTACAGGAGCAATCAACTCCACTTTTTTTTAAATAACCTAAGCATTCGCATCATCATTTAATCTCTACAGTGCTGCAATCAATGCTTAATATATTGGTTGGTAACCAACAAGAACTAAGTTTGGTGCATTGGTAACCTGTCAATGCTCAAGAAATCAGATGTGCACAGGTGGGCCAACTGATATTTTAGATATGGCTGGATATGTGATCTTAGATTTCAGTATGATTCTCATAGAAACTGGCCTTTTGAAAGCCAAACTGTGTAATAGAGCTATCATTGACTAGAAGGACAGGGTCCTTTGTTGTATGAATGCTACACATCAAATCTCATAGAAACCGAACCTAAGTATTAAACATTCAACCCTAATGCAACTCAGGATGGGTTAAGTTGGTTAggttggatcgggttgggtaaAAACGACCCATTATCTGCACTAAAAACTCTTAACAAGGCAAAGTTTTATCATATGTAAAAACTAATGGGCCCGGAAATTTTGCTCTTGGCTATTAgcattatatatagt containing:
- the LOC131239374 gene encoding uncharacterized protein LOC131239374, which translates into the protein MAMNPRTEALLLFAVISLILAPVARGITDAPFIVAHKKVSLSRLKSGSERVAVSIDIYNRGSATAYDVSLTDDNWSQDVFDLVTGNTSNSWERLDAGAVVSHSFVMESKVKGMFYGAPAVIKFRIPSRATLQEAYSTPIQPLDILAERPPEKKFEWVRSLFFPCLQNLDIS